In the genome of Penaeus vannamei isolate JL-2024 chromosome 26, ASM4276789v1, whole genome shotgun sequence, one region contains:
- the LOC113809910 gene encoding probable transcription factor Ken codes for MTGACPKTAAIPMGPASGAFTPYTASTSPRGSTPDLAQVAPADKQSFMCPVCGKQFGQPYNLRRHLTTHTGERPYRCPHCNYAASQNVHLEKHIRRIHLNNGQNEHPTGPAVTWPLQATAVTP; via the coding sequence ATGACTGGTGCCTGTCCGAAGACTGCTGCCATACCTATGGGCCCAGCTAGTGGGGCCTTCACTCCCTACACGGCCTCAACCTCCCCAAGGGGCAGTACCCCAGACTTGGCTCAGGTGGCACCTGCCGACAAGCAGTCTTTTATGTGCCCCGTGTGTGGGAAACAGTTTGGGCAGCCCTACAACCTCCGCCGCCACCTGACCACCCACACGGGAGAGAGACCTTACCGTTGTCCCCACTGTAACTATGCTGCCTCTCAGAATGTCCACCTGGAGAAGCACATCCGACGCATACACTTGAATAATGGCCAGAATGAACACCCAACTGGGCCAGCCGTCACTTGGCCCCTGCAAGCCACAGCTGTAACTCCATAA
- the LOC113809888 gene encoding early growth response protein 1, with product MDGLRGTIASSLGSPNGPPPLTPISQARQCQLCLVTLANANLLRRHVEDHHFHIRKYDCVHCGKKFKRKEHRERHERIHTGEKPFVCHICNARFTQKEHLKGHVENVHHKHGEKGMDDLDPLEDREDRDDEEMDIPPSCSSPPPSSSTSSPTLAPVSSLISLASSASPLTSILPASSLVSSAGLSTSTSLANDLNMNQFTALYAPVTRKTVNSPNKHMQTITINFN from the exons ATGGATGGGCTTCGAGGGACCATCGCCTCGTCGCTTGGCAGTCCCAACGGCCCACCCCCTTTAACGCCCATTTCGCAG GCTCGACAGTGTCAGCTGTGCCTCGTGACGTTGGCAAATGCAAACCTCTTGCGCCGTCATGTTGAGGACCACCACTTTCACATACGTAAATACGACTGTGTGCACTGTGGAAAAAAGTTCAAAAGAAAAGAGCACAGGGAAAGACACGAGCGAATACACACAGGAGAAAAACCCTTTGTTTGTCACATTTGCAATGCGAG ATTTACTCAGAAGGAGCACCTAAAGGGCCATGTGGAGAATGTCCACCACAAGCACGGTGAGAAAGGGATGGACGACCTTGACCCTCTGGAGGATCGAGAAGACCGTGACGATGAGGAGATGGATATCCCCCCCTCatgctcctcgcctcctccttcctcatcgaCCTCATCACCCACCCTCGCACCTGtgtcttcccttatctccctggCATCGAGTGCCTCCCCGCTTACCTCAATTCTCCCAGCCTCATCGCTGGTCTCATCCGCTGGGCTGTCCACCTCGACATCCCTGGCCAATGATCTCAACATGAACCAGTTCACAGCCCTATATGCGCCAGTGACGCGGAAGACTGTGAACTcgccaaacaaacacatgcagacCATTACCATTAATTTTAACTAG